GGGAAAAGCGTATGACACTTACCTGTGTGCCTCTAAAGACTTTAAGGAGCGCGGTGAAAGCAAGCTGGCACTTGATGATTATTATAGACTAAATGCGATAAAGGGAGAGAGCCGCTATGATTTTTGTGTGAGATGTGGCTGGAAAGAATATATAGACCGTATGATCGTACTTGATTATATTATCCTGAACAGGGATCGCCATGGGGCAAATATAGAGGTGCTTCGGAATTCAAGGAAGAGAACGATAAGGATGGCTCCGTTGTTCGATCATGGTTTATCTCTTTTGTGTTTTTGCAATTCCGATGAGGAAGTGTCAGAAACAGATATTATGGAAGATAAGAGATGCCAGAATTTTATTGGTGGATTTTCATGTCAGGAGAACTTGAAACTGATAGGAGAAAAAAAGGATGTTTTCCCAAATAAGCTTTATATAACAGATAAAGAGTTTATTTTTGACGGACTTAGAGGCGTAGTGTCAGATGTATTTATAGACACAGTATGGAACATGATATATAAGAGGTACAAGGTTTATGAAAATCTTTGAAATTATAGATGGCGACAAGGATAAAACTGTAGGAGCACTTCTCTATTTTGAGAAGGAGCGCACATGTATAGTTGAATTACAGGAATATCTGGATGAATGGTCAGCGCCATTTTTATTTGCAAGCTATGTGAAGAATAAGGTATATACAATACCGAGAGATGTGAGCGCCCTGTGGGTAAGGGGGAGGGTGATCCCAAGTGGCAGGCAGAATATATCAGATATACTTAAAGTTCATCACCTCAAGGAATACGACGAAATGAAATTTCTTGAAATATCCGAGGGAAGATGTTCACAGGACGAAATGTATATCAGGCAGCTTGATAAGCTCCCGGAATTTGTAGTTGAACGCCAGCAAAAAAATCTGTCGGAGTGTGTTATTTTGGGTGCATATAATATTTTGTGCTTTTTCGCAGATGGTAATACGAGAAAAATAGATTTGAAAAATATATCAAAAAAAGATAGTGAAGCACAGCCGATTGACAGGCTGGCTGGATTGGATAAAGTTCTGGAAAATGACAGACTTTACAGGTCCGGTAAGCTTGGCACTGGAGGGTACTTTGTCACATTCAATGATTCGATTGATGTTCCTACAGACATTTTGTATGAGTCAGGAGAGAAGGTTCCTCTTGGACTTGAGGATTTTAAGACATTTGTAAGACGTAACATTATTGATACGACAGAAAGCTGTGAAATGCTTGAGTGTTCAAGACAGAATATTTCATATATGGTGAATCAGGAACAGATGTCAGCGGTGAAAGAGGATGTCCGGGGAAATCTGTATCTTAAAGGAGAGGTACTTTCAAATAGGTGGTAAGAACAATATTACACTGGAAGTTATGAGGCATGGTCTGTTATAATAAAAAACGGAGGGAGTTTAGGAGGAACGAGAAAGTGCTTAAAAAGAAAGTGCTGAAACAGAACAACTTACTCAGACTGCAGAAGAGACTTGCAGTGGTTATGCTGGCCCTGACACTTGGGCTCGGTACAGGGTGCGGCAAAGCAGATGACGGAGCGGACGGTGCTGCGTCGTCAGAAACAGAGACTTTGGCGTATGGTCAGACAAACGATCAGACAGATGCCGGAGCATCAGAAGAAGATGGACAGGAGTCAAAAAAAGCTGCGGAAGACAAGGATGAGCCCTATGTAGAGGGAACATACTCAAGTGATTCGTATGACGTGGCGGAATTTACGGCAGAGACTCGTAAGAAGACCAACGAAGAGGGTAATCGCGGTGTGTATTACGAGATATTTGTCAGATCATTTGCCGATTCAGACGGTGATGGTATAGGCGATCTGAATGGCGTCACGGAGAAACTTGACTATCTGCAGGAGCTCGGAATTGATGGGATATGGCTCATGCCGATCACAGCATCCGATACCTACCACGGATATTCAGTGACGGATTACGTGACGGTGAATCCCGATTACGGAACAGAGGATGATCTTAAGAGATTGCTTGACGAAGCACACAGCAGAGACATGAAAGTCATCATGGATCTGGTCATCAATCACACCAGTATCAATCATCCGTGGTTTCAGGCGGCAAAGTCCGATGAGAACAGCGAGTACAGAGATTATTACAGGTGGGTGTACAAGACCGACAAGAAAGACTGCAATCATCTTCTCGACAAATCAAGCTGGGGAGATATGGTGTGGCACCAGGAAGGAGACTTCTATTATTATGGTGTGTTCGGCGCGGATATGCCGGACCTAAACTACAACAATCCGGATGTTAGACAGGCTGCGAAGGATGCCGCCGGTCACTGGTTAGAGCTTGGTCTTGATGGTTTCCGTATGGACGCCGCAGTTCATATCTATGGGGCACACGAGTTCAGGCAGCAGGAAGATTCTGAAACGGCAAATATCACCTGGTGGAACGAATTTGCCAGTTACTGCGAGAGCATAAATCCTGATGTATACCTGGTGGGGGAGGTATGGCAGGATGACAAGGTGCTGGAAAATTATGTCCAGCCATTTGACACAAAGTTTGATTTTGCAATTCAGCAGAAGATACTGAACTGCGTACAGAAAGGCATGGCGGTGCCTGGCTTTGGTGATTCTCTTTCCGTGGCGATAGAGAATATACAGAATAAATATGACGGCGTGGATGCCAACTATCTGAATGGAATATTTGGAGCAAATCACGATCAGGACAGGATAGCATCGTCGGTGAACAGCCTGGATAAGGCGAGACAGATTGCGGCGGTATATATGACGCTTCCAGGCAATCCATATATATATTATGGCGAGGAGCTTGGAATGTACGGCAGTAAGCCGGATGAGATGATAAGGACGCCTTTCCTTTGGGGAGGTGACAGTACATATAATACGTCGTGGGAAAAGGACAATCAGAATGCAGAGACAAAGGGACTTGACCAGCAGATGGAAGATCCGGATTCAATGTATTCATATTACAAGACATTGATAGCACTGAGAAAGGACAATCCTGCACTTATGAAAGGAAGTTACAGAGCGGCATCGCTCACAAGTGACAGTGTGACAGCATACTTCCGTGAGACGGATGGACAGAAGCTGCTGGTGGTGCACAATTTTGCAGAGGGCGATCAGACGGTATCACTTGCAGAGTGCGGAGACATAACAGTTACAAATGTACTTTATTCAAGTTCTGGTGAGACAGGTGTGTCAGACCTTAGTTCAGTGAAATTAGCTGGAAATGAGAGCGTGGTGCTGGAACTTGGTGAGTAGATAAAAAATCCCAATTTAAAGGAGGCTCTCCATGAAGAAAATACTAATAACGGGTGGCACAGTATTTGTAAGCCGGTATGCGGCGCGGTATTTTGTGGACAAAGGCTATGAGGTGTATGTGGTCAACAGAAATTCAAGACCGCAGGTTCCAGGTGCGAAGCTTATAGAAGCGGACAGGCATGACCTGGGAGACAAACTCAAAGACATCTATTTTGATGTTGTGGCGGACATAACCGCATATAATGCAGAAGATATCACAGACTTATGTGACAGCCTTGGTTCATTTGGTCAGTATATCATGATCAGCTCAAGTGCAGTGTATCCAGAGTATGGAGATCAGCCATTCCGTGAAGATTCAGAACGGGCACTCAACAGATACTGGGGGTCATATGGTACGGATAAGATTGCTGCGGAGGATGCATTACTTGACAGAGTGAGTGATGCTTACATACTCAGACCACCATATATTTATGGACCTATGAACAATGTATACAGG
This sequence is a window from Coprococcus eutactus. Protein-coding genes within it:
- a CDS encoding alpha-amylase family glycosyl hydrolase, whose translation is MLKKKVLKQNNLLRLQKRLAVVMLALTLGLGTGCGKADDGADGAASSETETLAYGQTNDQTDAGASEEDGQESKKAAEDKDEPYVEGTYSSDSYDVAEFTAETRKKTNEEGNRGVYYEIFVRSFADSDGDGIGDLNGVTEKLDYLQELGIDGIWLMPITASDTYHGYSVTDYVTVNPDYGTEDDLKRLLDEAHSRDMKVIMDLVINHTSINHPWFQAAKSDENSEYRDYYRWVYKTDKKDCNHLLDKSSWGDMVWHQEGDFYYYGVFGADMPDLNYNNPDVRQAAKDAAGHWLELGLDGFRMDAAVHIYGAHEFRQQEDSETANITWWNEFASYCESINPDVYLVGEVWQDDKVLENYVQPFDTKFDFAIQQKILNCVQKGMAVPGFGDSLSVAIENIQNKYDGVDANYLNGIFGANHDQDRIASSVNSLDKARQIAAVYMTLPGNPYIYYGEELGMYGSKPDEMIRTPFLWGGDSTYNTSWEKDNQNAETKGLDQQMEDPDSMYSYYKTLIALRKDNPALMKGSYRAASLTSDSVTAYFRETDGQKLLVVHNFAEGDQTVSLAECGDITVTNVLYSSSGETGVSDLSSVKLAGNESVVLELGE
- a CDS encoding NAD-dependent epimerase/dehydratase family protein; translated protein: MKKILITGGTVFVSRYAARYFVDKGYEVYVVNRNSRPQVPGAKLIEADRHDLGDKLKDIYFDVVADITAYNAEDITDLCDSLGSFGQYIMISSSAVYPEYGDQPFREDSERALNRYWGSYGTDKIAAEDALLDRVSDAYILRPPYIYGPMNNVYREAFVFDCARADRPFYLPGDGGMKLQFFHVKDLCILMERVIEEKLETHIMNVGNVEPVTIKDWVTMCYACFDKIPAFVNVSEDIEQRNYFSFYNYEYYLDVQQQNKIYPETISLEDGLKECAEWYVENESEVGKKSYMEYIDCNLK